One genomic region from Uloborus diversus isolate 005 chromosome 2, Udiv.v.3.1, whole genome shotgun sequence encodes:
- the LOC129217567 gene encoding tartrate-resistant acid phosphatase type 5-like has product MLTSLTTVFFLFIDLKCATATGSSLKFLVIGDWGGLPIFPYRTLVELNVGREMAEAATKLGIDFVLTLGDNFYFDGVKDVDDPRFKETYESAFNYESLQIPWFIIAGNHDHYGNVSAQIAYSARSDRWIFPDLYYRKKFQVPSSNATVEIIMLDTVMLCGNTDPLNPYEPPAFRKYTKYQEEKQWQWLEESLKLSKAEYLIVCGHFPVYSVALHGSTDCLVKRLKPLLEKYHVSAYFSGHDHNLQHIQVKTNSTVMDYFVSGSANFIDPSKRHFKEIPPNSLLFHWGNPYSLGAFTFMDISAKNMTVAFVHSVGKFLYSYSREPRQFR; this is encoded by the exons ctactGCAACAGGCTCATCTTTAAAGTTTCTCGTTATTGGTGACTGGGGTGGACTTCCTATCTTTCCCTACAGAACTTTAGTGGAACTGAATGTCGGAAGAGAAATGGCAGAAGCTGCTACAAAACTTGGCATTGATTTTGTTCTTACTTTGGGTGATAACTTTTATTTTGATGGAGTTAAAGATGTTGATGACCCAAGatttaaa GAAACTTATGAATCTGCATTTAACTATGAATCTCTACAAATTCCATGGTTTATTATAGCTGGTAATCATGATCATTATGGCAACGTATCTGCTCAAATTGCCTATTCTGCAAGATCTGATCGATG GATTTTCCCTGATTTGTATTATCGCAAAAAATTCCAAGTTCCTTCTTCTAATGCTACGGTTGAAATTATTATGCTTGATACTGTAATGCTTTGTGGGAACACTGATCCTCTTAACCCTTATGAGCCTCCAGCTTttagaaaatatacaaaatacCAAGAAGAAAAACAATGGCAATGGCTGGAAGAATCACTAAAGTTATCAAA AGCTGAATATCTTATTGTGTGTGGACACTTCCCTGTTTATTCAGTAGCTTTGCATGGATCAACTGACTGTCTTGTTAAACGATTAAAACCTCTTCTAGAAAAGTATCATGTATCTGCTTATTTTAGTGGTCACGATCATAATTTGCAA cATATTCAAGTGAAAACCAATTCAACTGTCATGGATTATTTTGTGTCTGGAAGTGCAAATTTTATTGATCCTTCAAAAAGGCATTTCAAGGAAATACCCCCAAATAGCTTACTCTTTCATTGGGGAAATCCTTATTCTTTAGGAGCATTCACGTTTATGGATATAAGTGCCAAAAACATGACAGTTGCATTTGTCCATTCTGTTGGAAAATTTTTGTACAGCTATTCCAGAGAACCACGTCAGTTTAGGTGA